The DNA window CCATAAGGAGGATTCATAACTATAACCGATTTTTCCTTTGGTTGTTCAAACTGTTGGAAAGGTTGTAATTTTAAGATAATTTCCTTAGATAAACCTGCAGCCTTTACATTATTGATTGCAATCTCGTGAGCCTGAGGATTATTGTCATAACCGAATACTTTATGGTCAAACTCACGTTCCTGAGAATCATCATTGTAGATATTATCAAACATTTCCTGATCAAAGTCTTTCCATCTTTCGAATGCAAACTCTTTACGGAAAACACCCGGTGCAATGTTGCGGGCAATAAGTGCAGCTTCAATAGGAATAGTTCCTGATCCACACATTGGGTCAATTAAATCACATTGTCCATGCCAGCCTGTCATCAAAATCATTCCCGCTGCAAGCACTTCGTTTAAAGGAGCTTCAACAGCTTCCTGACGATAACCTCTACGATGAAGAGATTCACCAGAAGAGTCTAACGAAAGGGTACATTTATTTTGTGCAATATGAATATTCAAAAGAACATCAGGCTTATTGATACGTACAGAAGGACGTTTGCCATTTAAATCTTTGAAATAGTCTACAATAGCATCTTTTACTTTGTACGCTACAAACTTTGAATGACGAAACTCTTCGCTAAAAACAACTGCATCAACAGCAAAAGTTTTATCTGCATCAAGGTACTCTTCCCAATTAATTTTTTTAATCTGATTGTATACCTCATCAGCATCCTTAGCGTTAAAGTGTTTGATAGGTTTTAAAATACGAATCGCAGTACGCAAACAAAAATTTGCACGATACATCATTTCTTTATCACCAGAGAAGGAGACCATACGTCTGCCAATCTGTACATCATTTGCTCCTAAATTAGTTAATTCTTCAGCTAAGACTTCTTCCAACCCCTGGAAAGTTTTTGCTATAAGTTCAAATTGCATATATTATTTTTAAAATTTATTTTTTTGCTTTTGTTTGTACCAGTCTTGCTCCCGGCGGAACATCTTCAGTTACCCATATATTACCTCCAACAGTAGCCCCTTTTCCAACAATTATACGTCCCAGAATAGTAGCGTTAGAGTATACAATAACATCATCTTCAAGAATAGGATGACGTGGAATTCCTTTGATAGGATTACCATCTTTATCAAGTGGGAAGCTTTTAGCACCAAGAGTTACACCTTGATAGAGTTTCACGTTATTGCCAATGATACTGGTTGCACCAATTACTACACCCGTTCCGTGGTCTATAGTAAAATAAGATCCAATCTGCGCTCCGGGATGTATATCAATACCTGTTTCAGAATGAGCCATTTCTGTAATGATACGAGGAATTAAAGGAACTCCAAGTTTCAACAATTCATGAGCGATTCTGTAATTTGTAATGGCTTTAATAGCAGGATAGCAGCAAATTACTTCTCCAAAGCTTTGCGCAGCAGGGTCACCATTATACGCAGCTTCAACATCAGTAGCCAAAGTACGGCGTAACTGAGGTAATAGTCCAATAAGCTTAGCAGCTAAATCTGCAGCTTTTGCCTGTTTAGATTCAGTATCCTCTGTACATTCTTCTGAAGCACCAAAACATAAACCAGCCATTATTTGCTTTGTAAGCAAACCAAAAAGCTTTTCAATATTTACTCCGATGTGATAATTGATAGTGCGGCTATTCACCGTTGAGTTTCCAAAATAACCTGGAAAAAGAATCGCACGCGAAAGCTCTATAATATCTTGAAGAATCTTAGCAGAAGGAAGCGGTTCTCCATCTTTATGCTGATGCATCAATCCTTTATATGATTCGCTTTCCGAAAGCTCATCAACAGCTTGTGTCAGAATGTGAGTAAAATTCATTGGACTCATAAGTAATCCCTACTATTTATAACTGCGCAAAGTTAGGAATTATTGCCAATAATACAATGAATTAGCTTTGAAATCTCACGTTTATTAATAATTGAACAGCATTACCCTATTTCTTAATTTTCTTCTGTAAGAAAGTAAGGGCAGAACAAATATCCATAAAGTATTTTTAGGGTAAACAAAAAGAACCGGCAATCAATGCTTTTTTATAAGCAATTGATTGCCGGTTTATATTATGCTATTATTCTAGTAAATATGAATTATTCAGCCAGCACACCTTTAAGGGTAGCAGAGCTTGCTTCATTGATTGTGACCTTAACAAAATCACCAATTCTATGATTTCCTCTGTCAAATACAACCACACGGTTCTGTTCTGTTCTACCAACAAGCTGTTCGCGAGAACGTTTAGAAACACCTTCTACCAAGACTTCATAAGTATTGCCAATACAGCGTTTATTGCTTTCAGCCGATAGTTGATTCTGTAATTCTATAATCTCATTTAATCGGGCCACCTTCACCTCTTCAGGCACATTGTCTTCCAAATTTTTAGAAGCGTAAGTTCCTGGTCGTTCAGAATATTTAAACATGAAAGCAGAATCATAAGCACATTCTCTCATTAAAGAAAGAGACTCCTGATGATCTTCTTCTGTTTCAGAATGGAAACCAGAGAAAATATCGGTAGACAATCCACAATCGGGAATAATTCTCTTTATTGCAGCTACTCTTTCCAGATACCACTCACGGTTATATTTCCGGTTCATGAGCTTCAATATTCTTGAGCTTCCACTTTGAACAGGCAAATGAATATGTTTACATACATTTGGTACCTGAGCAATAACTTCCAATGTTTCATCGCTCATATCCTTTGGATGAGAAGTTGTGAAACGTACACGTATATTTGGAACAGCTTCAGCCACGGTACGAAGTAGCATAGGAAAAGTAATAGTTTCGCCAGCCTTTTCAAAACAATATGAATTCACATTCTGTCCCAGTAATGTAACTTCTTTATAACCTTTTGCAGCTAAATCACGCACTTCATTAAGAATACTTTCCACATCCCTGCTACGCTCACGTCCACGGGTATAAGGAACAATACAATAAGTGCAGAAATTATTGCAGCCACGCATAATCGAAACAAATCCTGAAATATGATTACCACAAATACGAGAAGGTATTACATCGCGGTAAGTTTCAGTAGTAGAAAGTTCTACATTCATGGCCTTTTCACCTGTTTCAACAGAAGCGATTAGTTCGGGTAAAGTTAAATAGGCATCCGGACCAACGACAAGATCAACGTGATGATTTTCTATCAAATCATCTTTTACTCTTTCCGCCATACAGCCTAATACACCAACAATAAGATGTTTCTTTTTCTTCTTTAAAGAATAAAAGAATTCCAGACGATTAAGAATCTTTTGTTCAGCGTTATCACGAATTGAACAAGTATTCATAAAAACAGCATCCGCTTCTTCCAGGGTTTCACACACATTGTACCCTGCCATCTTCATAACTGACGCAATTACCTCGCTATCTGCCACATTCATCTGACAGCCATACGTTTCGATAAACAATTTTTTGTTCTCAAAATCAGTTGCAGATTTAAAGTCTGCTCCTGTTACTTCATTCATAATCTTACAATTTAAAATTTGGACGCAAAGATACGTCTTCTTAACCAATTACGTAGTGCGGCACTTA is part of the uncultured Bacteroides sp. genome and encodes:
- a CDS encoding serine acetyltransferase; amino-acid sequence: MSPMNFTHILTQAVDELSESESYKGLMHQHKDGEPLPSAKILQDIIELSRAILFPGYFGNSTVNSRTINYHIGVNIEKLFGLLTKQIMAGLCFGASEECTEDTESKQAKAADLAAKLIGLLPQLRRTLATDVEAAYNGDPAAQSFGEVICCYPAIKAITNYRIAHELLKLGVPLIPRIITEMAHSETGIDIHPGAQIGSYFTIDHGTGVVIGATSIIGNNVKLYQGVTLGAKSFPLDKDGNPIKGIPRHPILEDDVIVYSNATILGRIIVGKGATVGGNIWVTEDVPPGARLVQTKAKK
- the miaB gene encoding tRNA (N6-isopentenyl adenosine(37)-C2)-methylthiotransferase MiaB, which produces MNEVTGADFKSATDFENKKLFIETYGCQMNVADSEVIASVMKMAGYNVCETLEEADAVFMNTCSIRDNAEQKILNRLEFFYSLKKKKKHLIVGVLGCMAERVKDDLIENHHVDLVVGPDAYLTLPELIASVETGEKAMNVELSTTETYRDVIPSRICGNHISGFVSIMRGCNNFCTYCIVPYTRGRERSRDVESILNEVRDLAAKGYKEVTLLGQNVNSYCFEKAGETITFPMLLRTVAEAVPNIRVRFTTSHPKDMSDETLEVIAQVPNVCKHIHLPVQSGSSRILKLMNRKYNREWYLERVAAIKRIIPDCGLSTDIFSGFHSETEEDHQESLSLMRECAYDSAFMFKYSERPGTYASKNLEDNVPEEVKVARLNEIIELQNQLSAESNKRCIGNTYEVLVEGVSKRSREQLVGRTEQNRVVVFDRGNHRIGDFVKVTINEASSATLKGVLAE